The sequence TAACTTAACCGCCGGTTTACTCTGAACCGCCggtatatatctatataaatagggTGCAAGCATTTATCAACCATTCTGTCTCTGACGAAAGTCCTTTTTTGACCGAAACCGGTCAGGCTTTGACACATCACCTGGCGCTGCTAATCGTGTGTATTGGCATATTTATACACTTTATGTTTGATCTTTAACACTTCACTGTTTATCTGCACAtactaaattaaattttcacaGAACAAGCTTACGAACCGTGTTAACCTCATTTCATTATTGTGTTGTGATTCAAGATTAAACTGCAGATTCCACAATCGAGGATAGTGATATTTGCTTCAATATAGTCAATACTGAAAAAATTGcgttttttcaatttattgtaGATGCTTCTCGTATGGATGGCTTTAAATTATATGTAACCAACACATTAACTATACCACCGGACGGTTATCTCTGTTATGAAGATGGTCCTGGTCTTCCAAGCACTACCCAGACTATACCATGTAATCAACTCGGACAGTATGTCATTTATTACGATGATAGAGGCGATTACCAATTTGGACCAATAATTGAATTATGCTATGTTGCCATCAATGgtttgtttaatattatttcGCTTAGTAGTTTCCATTTTTTAtagttactttaaacatttgtttgcCTCGTacttaaaaatgatagaatcaaaaacaataataaatagcAAGAATGTATTGGAATTGTGCATATTTTAGCATGTAGAATGAACACTATACTTTCATCATTTATTGcgatttttaattaaaaaccttatacaATGTAGGTGTACGCTGCATTTTTAATAGTACTAAATACATACTTACAACTATTTTACCATAATATAAGAATGTTATATCTGAccgaaaataaagaaaagttgTATGACGCTGAAAAAGCTTGATTGTAAATgtaatctgtttaaaaaaaaaagaataaagatttagactttttttttttggagggggagGGGGTAGATTGTTATGTAATTCTATCAGCAGTTGGCTTATACATTTTAGGCATTCGTCTTTGTTTTTGACgatttaaaagaaacataacAACGattacatatacaaaatatcgGCATCGTATTAGACATGTTAAAATATGCcagaaaatatgataaatattaagaaaattcacataagttgaaatatttaaaacattgcaGGCTGCCCTAAAGCTACTTGGGGGAAAGACTGTTCTCAAACATGTCCTTCGAAATGTATAGACAAACACTGCCATCCTGAAAATGGTTCCTGTTTTATGGAATGTAAGTAAGATGTATTCTTATCATGTTTAAAGCAGATGCGTTTcgttaaaaaattgcaaatgcGTTATTATCATATTTCGgacaaaacatagaaatcaCATTCTGGTACTTTGCTTGCTTGTTACGATAACGTTAGAAACCAACAAAAAGGGATTTTTTACAACGTAAATGTATTAACCGGTGTAAACTTTTACCAGATTTGAAAACAgttttaacaaaattcaattgaTAATTACAATCTATATTTCTTATCCAGAACCGTATAAAATCTCACCCGTTTATGTCAGTAACGTATCGTATTTCACGTTTTCATAAACaacataatacattttatataaatatgttttgtgtcAGTTTTATCGTTGATGTACCttaataatatgtaatataCATATCGAACAATTTAATTATATTGCTTATGCTTTTAACCATATTTGCTTAATATATTTAGCTGCTTGCTATATGATCTTTGAATAATTgttgaaaacatatatatatatattcgcgAACGTTTGTGCATTACCAAGTATAATTATAGTATATATTCCTTAtgtgttaatgttttttttttcttttaaagtaatcatttaatttttttacatattgtttatataagtTTTGTATAGAACttactttttatgtatattCCATTTGTATGtcacattatgtttttttacccTAATTATATTTGACTGTTAATAATCTTATTGTGAAAATTAAGCATTAAGTTAAGGTGAGTTATTCGaatatacaaaaaagtaaactaaCTATATATAAAAGGTTTTTAATGATTGCCAagagacaaaacaaaaaacgaaaaaaatataattaaaaccaCTTAAATTGCAGTCTCTTGACTTTCGATAAGCACACACATAATGAGTCACAATTGCGCATGATAACTGTCCAGAGACATAAACAGTTGCAAATAAGGATAAACTATATCAAttagttgaaaattatttaaaattttgaaatggttACTAATGACGAACaaatttaacaacaacaaataaagaCGAAGTTTAGATCTGAGAGAAGTTCTCGCAGTTAGAAAATTTAGTGAATAcgacatacatgtaaatatcGATCATTGCACATTGAATACTAGTATCCAAAAGATGAAGTGAACAATTGTCGTTTACAGTCAGAAAAAACACATGACATTGTGAAATGCCAAAGTGTTTATATCGATATATTGTAAGACCGTGAGTGTATAAGTGCTTTTTacggccgtactttaacctataatggtttactttttaaattgtcacttggatggagagttgtctcattggcactcacaccacatcttcctatatctatttttatatcaaatatttatttaaatattaattaactGGTTACAATACCGATATGAatacatttgttctttaatTGATTATAGCCTTTTctaagtatattttaaaaatcacattattagaaaaagaCAATGAATTAATTTCAAGTATGACATCTAAATTGACATGCTCGTTTAACCAAATCAACATTtgaatgtaaaatgtaaatatgcCATTAATGGTCAAAAACCAATAtcgttattttataaaattgagaatggaaacttATCTTGTTCACATTATGCAAAGCGCAGCTTGATAAATTTGTGTAGTCATACTTTTATCAgtaatgttgtttattcttaatatGGCAGGAAActttaccttttttttctttttcccaAATCGGCCATGAATTCGTAAGTGATCCAGTCAGTGAGCTCGGATAATACAATTGGAACATATAGAGTAGTATCTTAATATAGTTAGGACGTttcttttcatttgatttgtattgtttaaatatgtgtatGATTACTTATATTTTATGTCGCTATGCAATGTTTTATCTGCATATTGTTTTTGATATAACCGGAACTCAAGCTTGAACTGGTACTACGATACACCTTTAAAATACATCCCTAGTGACAGAAATCCAGATAGCTATATATAGCTAGTAAACAGATGAAACTAGGATAGAGGAAATGAGTTCCATTTTGATTGCAGCCATTATTTAAACAGCTCACCTTACCTTTTGAAGGTAAGATGCAACTGAATAACATTGAAACAGCTTACTTATGACGAAGTTAAAGCGAAACCACACCATATCTACGTTTCACAGCTTTCGATCCAGAATCGTACGTCTTCAAAGATTAATAACGATATTAATGATCAAATTTAAAGTCCACAGAACAATACAACAGAAAGCCAAAGGATGAAATATGTGAAATGACATATTATGTTcgttaaaattatcattttctttttttatagaacaacctttgtttgtttgtttaaaaacgGATGATACAAGCCAGTATAAGTGCTCGTCAATTCTTTTGTAAAACCGTCAATGTTTTAAGAACAATGATACGACAGGCCATGACATGGCAACATTTATGTCAAACAGTTAAGGAACTGTCTGATTCATGTACAACACagacaaaatcaaatttaaataccaCTACAATCGATATTCACTAAGTTTCAGGTTCTCAATTCAATTGAACAAGAGATgcgaaatatacaaaattaacaatcaatcgcataagtgaaaataaatttacaaggCCATGTtaagccccagtcccactagaccacgatcgcaccacgCTCATCGCGATCAAAATtaaattcagatcgtggtgaggtcgcggtaAGAGcggcataaaaatgtaaattttcgttgctttcacgatgctactacgtccacattacgcttctacaacgatcccTCTACGATTATAACACGTTCTAACCGCGCTTATTCTGCGACCTTACTACGCTTATCAATATCTATCTACGCTCGTCACGTTCTCacgagttatccgattgcaacacgatcttaccacgCTTCTACTGCGATTGTAGCACGTTCTTACCACGATTAAACTACGCTCAAACCGCCATCTTACTACGCTCTCAGCAATAACGTCAACATCGTGTTCCATATCAATCCAGTATCATTCCTTCAGTTCTATTTCTAATTAATACGTCAATTTCTCGAGAGACAAAAAATACTATCAAGTCACCAAAATCTACTAGAACACGTGGTCGTGGTGTTAGGGTTGATGTAGAGGTAGATAGAGCTGATAATAACGAACCTTGATCAAGTAGAGATGTCAGACCGATTAATCCGACCTAAATTACAACCTATTGCTGGTCCATAAAGCTGAAATGACGATATTTTAGTGAACGATAGCAGATATGAAACAGatgtgtcaatagatataggaagatgtggtatgagtgccaatgagataactctcaatccaagttacaatttttaaaagtaacaattataggtcaagatacggccttcaacacggagccttggcttacaccgaacagcaagatataaaaggccacacaaaatactagtgtaaaaccattcaaacgggaaaactaacggtctaatctatatgaaaacAAGGATGGTTGAGCCTttgataaaatgaacaaaagtcCCAATTACATATAGACAAACAAAACCTAGAgagaattaatatattttatgggAAAATAACAATGAGAATAATGGTCGTAGTATGAACGTAGTCAGGTCGTAAGAAGAGCGTGATGAGGACGACAAgggcgtgctagaatcgtactatGATCGTGAACAGCGTGGTATAGTCGTAGTGTAAGCGTAGTTTGGTcgcggtgagaacgtgatgaTCGTAGTGAGGTCGTTTTTACGTCGCAATGAGATCGTAGCGCAGTTTCTCCGAATAAAATCACGCTTTCGCTACGCTCTCACTACGATtgtacagcgacctttgcgatcttactaGCTACGATCTTAGTGAgctctcactacgcttctactacgacATGATTTGCTCTcgaccgcaccacgattgttttgaacatgttcacaGTTGGCCACGCTTATAACGATCCtgaagacctcaccacgaccgtgatacgaccttactgcgatctaCGCGATCGTAGTGCGATTgtggcctagtgggactggggtatTACTAAAGATTCGACCAAAAGATAATCAAATGGAAGAAGAAAGGGACTATCAGTTATCAATTAATTGATACACAAACACGTATCGGTATACAAATCTATCTGCTAAGTACTTTTCATGTGAGTTCGGAAATCTTGTAATTTTACATGTTAGCAATGAAACATTAAGTCTATCCAAAGCCTTTATGCTTATAATTTGCAGTTACTAACTGAAAAAATTCTTCGATCTATTATCTTTTTCCTTTCTAAATGCTTCAAATTTTGTAGATTTGTTTGTACTTTACTCTAAAGTTCAACAAatgttattgttgaaggtcgtacggtacCACAATGTTATTAACATTTCTCGTCTCTGAGTCTTGATGGGATATTATCcggtatacatacatgtacatgtgttacAGTACACATTGGAAATACGTGGGACTAAAATAAGTCTCTGTTTTTTATATAAGCAGAAAGTAGGATTTAGATCCATACTAACAACAATCCAGTACGCAATGATTTTGGTTATCTTATCATAACTACATGGAATATCCAATTGCTCAAACTTTCATCAGATGCGAGAATATCTAAGCAAACATATATGTAGTATTACTCCAAATTGTTCTTAATTGATGTTTAATAtcacatttaaatattattacgtatttcttttttcaaactcTGAGTTTCACTGGATAAATAGGTTGCCAGGCCACGGCCACTCTGTGTTTTTGATATacgtatttctatttgtattcatCTGATGATTTGAACCTTTTTAAAATGAtctttatagttcgttcttatgctGTACTGTTGTTCTGTCCGGACATTTGACATTAGTCCTTAATCTTACATAAGAGCATCTAAACAATGCTgaaattgttgatattttacagcattatcttttgtgtttatGGTATAATTTGCAACAACATAAGAGGATATCATGCAAAGTGAAAGCTGGCAACCCATGGATAGTCCTGTATCAAATACCTCAACATCAGTGAATTT is a genomic window of Mytilus trossulus isolate FHL-02 chromosome 1, PNRI_Mtr1.1.1.hap1, whole genome shotgun sequence containing:
- the LOC134680847 gene encoding uncharacterized protein LOC134680847 isoform X2 encodes the protein MLSVILIYTTYPLHVLTQHNLTPYGKATQSSNYEGSLPINAIKPPISNTFSRTLCSHTGISSKPAWWMFHFSFGSAYITDIQIYYREGYASRMDGFKLYVTNTLTIPPDGYLCYEDGPGLPSTTQTIPCNQLGQYVIYYDDRGDYQFGPIIELCYVAINGCPKATWGKDCSQTCPSKCIDKHCHPENGSCFMES
- the LOC134680847 gene encoding uncharacterized protein LOC134680847 isoform X1 yields the protein MLSVILIYTTYPLHVLTQHNLTPYGKATQSSNYEGSLPINAIKPPISNTFSRTLCSHTGISSKPAWWMFHFSFGSAYITDIQIYYREGYASRMDGFKLYVTNTLTIPPDGYLCYEDGPGLPSTTQTIPCNQLGQYVIYYDDRGDYQFGPIIELCYVAINGCPKATWGKDCSQTCPSKCIDKHCHPENGSCFMECK